The following are encoded in a window of Amaranthus tricolor cultivar Red isolate AtriRed21 chromosome 2, ASM2621246v1, whole genome shotgun sequence genomic DNA:
- the LOC130805949 gene encoding extensin-2-like, protein MALNNSFISSLLFLSLVVVAFANDTYTPSSTYTSPSYSPSSEYKSPYYSSPPEYTPSSEYKSPNYSPSPAYKSPTYSPSLEYKSPEYSSPSKYRSPDYSPSPEYKSPTYSPSPKYKSPEYSSPSEYKSPNYSPSLEYKSPTYSPSPKYNSPEYSSPSEYKSPNYSPSPEYKSPTFSPSPDYKSPEYSSPSVYKTPDYSPSTVYVSPYYSPSPVEKSQEYSSSPEYKSPTYSPSSYYKKPDYSPSPVYKSPYYSPYPVYKSPEYSPSSEYKSPTYSPSSNYKTPYYSPSPVYNSPYYSPSPVYKSTEYSPSSDYKSSTYTPSYDYKTPIYSPSPAKKTVVYSSSPVYQTPVYYPSPIYKSSYYSPSSEYKSPYYSPSPISKIPYYSQSPIYSPSLVYKTPYYSPSPIYKSPYYSPSTAYQSPIYKAPHNSPSLVYKTPYYPTPMYSMPNYSPSPVYNSPIYSPLPVYKTPYLYASPAYTTAYYSPSSDYKTPSYSPIKVNKSPYYSPSPIYRTPYYSPSPIYKSPYYSPSPVYETPSCPPTPVKEIPDYVYAPSSNYNSLYNTPSPVYKSPYYSPSPMYKSPKYSPSPAHMSPYYSPSPIYKSPYYSSTPTYNTPYYSPSPIYKSPYYSPSQIYKSPYYSPSPIYKTPYYSPSSVYNTPYYSPSPVYKSPYYSPSTNYMSSYSSPSYESPYYSPSPIYKKPIYTPSPAYTATKSYYQSPMYTPSPTYSPSPIYKSPYYTPSSSYDSPYYSPSHVYKKPVYAPSSTYTPSTNEEKNVYTDSPTYSPSPIYKNTYYSPSPSYRSPYYSPSPVYNKPNYTPSSVYSPSYYQKPVYTPSATYLPSPIYKSPYYTPSPSYESPYYSPSHVYKKTVYTPSPSYTPFNYEKPVYTPSPAYSPSPIYESPYYSPYPSSKSSYYSPSSINQKPVYTPASTYSPSPTYYEKSVYTPSPTYSPSSVTYSPAYSPSTEYKPSAEVKVTSGY, encoded by the coding sequence ATGGCTCTCAACAATTCTTTCATAAGCTCCTTGCTTTTCTTGTCCTTAGTGGTTGTAGCATTCGCCAATGACACCTACACgccatcatcaacatatacgaGTCCATCTTATTCTCCATCTTCTGAATACAAATCACCATATTATTCATCACCTCCTGAATACACTCCTTCTTCAGAATACAAATCACCAAACTACTCTCCATCACCTGCGTACAAGTCTCCTACCTACTCGCCATCTCTTGAGTATAAATCTCCAGAATACTCTTCCCCTTCAAAATACAGATCACCAGACTATTCTCCATCGCCTGAATACAAATCTCCAACCTACTCGCCATCTCCTAAGTATAAGTCTCCAGAATACTCTTCTCCTTCAGAATACAAATCACCAAACTATTCTCCATCACTTGAATACAAATCCCCAACCTATTCGCCATCTCCCAAGTATAATTCTCCAGAATACTCTTCCCCTTCAGAATACAAATCACCAAACTATTCTCCATCACCTGAATACAAATCCCCAACCTTCTCGCCATCTCCTGATTATAAATCTCCAGAATACTCTTCCCCTTCGGTTTACAAGACCCCAGACTACTCACCATCTACAGTGTATGTGTCCCCATACTACTCTCCTTCTCCTGTAGAAAAATCCCAAGAATACTCATCATCCCCTGAATACAAGTCACCAACATACTCGCCATCATCATATTACAAGAAACCTGACTACTCTCCGTCTCCAGTGTATAAGTCCccatattattctccttatcCAGTCTACAAATCACCAGAATACTCACCGTCTTCTGAATACAAGTCACCAACATACTCCCCATCTTCAAATTACAAGACTCCTTACTATTCTCCATCTCCTGTGTATAATTCCCCATACTATTCTCCATCTCCAGTATACAAATCAACAGAATACTCACCATCTTCCGATTATAAGTCATCGACATACACTCCATCATATGATTACAAGACACCAATCTACTCTCCATCTCCAGCTAAAAAGACAGTTGTTTACTCTTCATCTCCTGTATACCAAACACCTGTTTACTATCCATCTCCTATATACAAGTCTTCCTACTATTCCCCATCTTCTGAATACAAATCACCATATTACTCTCCATCGCCTATTTCTAAAATTCCATACTACTCGCAATCTCCAATTTATTCTCCATCTTTGGTCTACAAGACTCCATATTACTCTCCATCACCAATATATAAATCTCCTTACTACTCCCCATCTACCGCATATCAATCTCCGATTTACAAGGCTCCTCATAACTCACCATCTCTAGTCTACAAGACCCCATATTACCCAACACCAATGTACAGTATGCCAAATTACTCACCTTCTCCAGTCTACAACTCTCCAATTTATTCTCCATTACCTGTCTACAAAACTCCATATTTATATGCTTCTCCCGCATACACAACAGCATATTACTCTCCATCTTCCGACTACAAAACACCATCTTATTCCCCAATCAAAGTAAACAAATCTCCATACTACTCTCCATCTCCTATCTATAGAACACCATATTACTCCCCATCCCCAATTTATAAATCTCCGTACTACTCTCCGTCTCCTGTTTATGAAACTCCATCTTGCCCACCAACTCCTGTCAAAGAGATCCCTGATTACGTATATGCTCCATCATCAAATTACAATTCCCTATACAACACTCCATCACCGGTTTACAAGTCACCTTACTATTCTCCATCACCTATGTACAAGTCTCCTAAATACTCACCATCTCCTGCTCATATGTCTCCATACTACTCCCCATCCCCAATTTATAAATCTCCATACTACTCTTCGACCCCCACATACAATACTCCATACTACTCTCCATCACCAATATATAAAAGTCCATACTACTCTCCCTCTCAAATTTACAAATCTCCATACTACTCACCATCTCCTATTTACAAGACTCCTTACTACTCTCCATCTTCTGTGTACAACACTCCTTATTACTCTCCATCACCAGTTTACAAGTCACCTTACTACTCCCCATCAACTAATTACATGTCTTCATACTCATCCCCTTCTTATGAGTCTCCATACTACTCTCCATCACCTATTTATAAGAAACCAATTTACACTCCATCTCCAGCTTATACTGCCACAAAATCATACTACCAAAGTCCTATGTATACTCCTTCACCAACATATTCACCATCTCCAATTTACAAGTCACCCTATTACACCCCGTCCTCTTCATATGATTCTCCTTATTACTCCCCATCACATGTTTACAAGAAACCTGTATACGCtccatcatcaacatatactccTTCGACTAATGAAGAAAAGAATGTTTATACTGATTCCCCAACATATTCACCATCCCCCATTTATAAGAATACCTATTATTCGCCATCTCCTTCTTATAGGTCACCTTACTACTCCCCATCACCTGTGTACAACAAACCTAATTACACTCCATCATCAGTTTACTCTCCATCTTACTACCAAAAGCCTGTGTACACCCCATCAGCAACATATTTACCATCCCCAATTTACAAATCTCCTTATTACACCCCGTCCCCTTCTTATGAGTCACCATACTACTCCCCATCACATGTCTACAAGAAAACTGTATACACACCTTCACCATCTTACACGCCTTTTAACTATGAAAAGCCTGTGTACACCCCATCACCAGCATATTCACCATCTCCTATTTACGAGTCTCCATATTATTCTCCATACCCTTCTTCTAAATCCTCATACTATTCTCCATCATCTATCAACCAAAAACCAGTTTACACTCCAGCATCAACATACTCTCCTTCACCCACTTATTATGAAAAGTCAGTCTACACACCATCCCCAACTTATTCACCTTCTTCTGTTACCTATTCTCCAGCTTACAGTCCATCTACTGAGTACAAGCCTTCCGCTGAAGTTAAGGTTACATCAGGCTACTAA
- the LOC130806250 gene encoding uncharacterized protein LOC130806250 isoform X2 — protein MYADTELMYPYFQIFSQEVQPLEELCCYSQEPTSSLDSIITTATISDYDLGGEGDLFKAPEPIIEESVGSVNPMEDAIVMISCVDDVISTSGLKVGDMEALQSEQLLCDVFDGCQHELLEKTSVESTVSDSVDIKLPLIMTNELQTRENKPLPDLPFSKTGSSGSLNSMEWMSGAAARPSFLDFSEMDFGAAYGMRRAYSEGDIKDGARSLILGFCDRLSLMVIEASSIQLSSGH, from the exons atgTATGCAGATACTGAATTGATGTATCCATATTTCCAGATTTTCTCTCAAGAAGTTCAGCCATTAGAAGAGCTTTGTTGTTACTCTCAAGAACCCACTTCATCATTG GACAGCATCATCACAACCGCTACAATCTCGGACTATGACTTGGGAGGTGAAGGAGACCTTTTCAAAGCACCGGAGCCGATAATTGAAGAATCCGTTGGGAGCGTCAATCCCATGGAAGACGCTATTGTGATGATATCATGTGTGGATGATGTCATATCAACTTCGGGCCTCAAAGTAGGTGACATGGAAGCACTGCAAAGTGAGCAGCTCCTGTGTGATGTTTTCGATGGATGTCAGCACGAGTTATTGGAGAAAACATCGGTGGAATCAACTGTTTCTGATTCCGTAGACATTAAACTCCCTCTCATCATGACAAACGAACTTCAAACCagagaaaacaaaccacttccTGATTTGCCGTTTTCAAAAACTGGTAGCTCCGGGTCGTTAAACTCGATGGAATGGATGAGTGGTGCTGCGGCCAGGCCGAGTTTCTTAGATTTTTCTGAAATGGATTTCGGAGCTGCTTATGGGATGAGGAGGGCGTATAGTGAAGGCGACATAAAG GATGGGGCTAGGTCATTGATTCTCGGTTTTTGTGACAGACTCTCGTTAATGGTAATAGAAGCCTCATCCATTCAACTCTCCAGCGGCCACTAA
- the LOC130806250 gene encoding zinc finger protein CONSTANS-LIKE 9-like isoform X1, translated as MYADTELMYPYFQIFSQEVQPLEELCCYSQEPTSSLDSIITTATISDYDLGGEGDLFKAPEPIIEESVGSVNPMEDAIVMISCVDDVISTSGLKVGDMEALQSEQLLCDVFDGCQHELLEKTSVESTVSDSVDIKLPLIMTNELQTRENKPLPDLPFSKTGSSGSLNSMEWMSGAAARPSFLDFSEMDFGAAYGMRRAYSEGDIKTLVNGNRSLIHSTLQRPLIGNCPSEERLQQLSRYRNKKSRRNFGRKIKYACRKALADSQPRIRGRFAKTEDTDSCKKQ; from the exons atgTATGCAGATACTGAATTGATGTATCCATATTTCCAGATTTTCTCTCAAGAAGTTCAGCCATTAGAAGAGCTTTGTTGTTACTCTCAAGAACCCACTTCATCATTG GACAGCATCATCACAACCGCTACAATCTCGGACTATGACTTGGGAGGTGAAGGAGACCTTTTCAAAGCACCGGAGCCGATAATTGAAGAATCCGTTGGGAGCGTCAATCCCATGGAAGACGCTATTGTGATGATATCATGTGTGGATGATGTCATATCAACTTCGGGCCTCAAAGTAGGTGACATGGAAGCACTGCAAAGTGAGCAGCTCCTGTGTGATGTTTTCGATGGATGTCAGCACGAGTTATTGGAGAAAACATCGGTGGAATCAACTGTTTCTGATTCCGTAGACATTAAACTCCCTCTCATCATGACAAACGAACTTCAAACCagagaaaacaaaccacttccTGATTTGCCGTTTTCAAAAACTGGTAGCTCCGGGTCGTTAAACTCGATGGAATGGATGAGTGGTGCTGCGGCCAGGCCGAGTTTCTTAGATTTTTCTGAAATGGATTTCGGAGCTGCTTATGGGATGAGGAGGGCGTATAGTGAAGGCGACATAAAG ACTCTCGTTAATGGTAATAGAAGCCTCATCCATTCAACTCTCCAGCGGCCACTAATTGGCAATTGTCCGTCTGAAGAACGCCTGCAACAGCTTTCCAGATACAGAAACAAGAAATCTAGGAGGAACTTCGGCCGGAAAATCAAG TATGCCTGCAGGAAGGCTCTAGCTGATAGTCAGCCAAGAATCCGCGGTAGATTTGCGAAGACTGAAGACACCGATAGTTGCAAGAAGCAATGA